A section of the Nitrososphaerota archaeon genome encodes:
- a CDS encoding zinc ribbon domain-containing protein, translating into MPFCQNCGKEYTQVGIAFCPNCGKSLQGASVQQTAVKYCQKCGAANDAGVAYCQHCGEMIFGSTAPSRVSRPLGITILGAIQIIGSIAVLMIGVGLSFLLGPLSIFMFPLAVLPLLFAVSLFTGRNWARVLMMIGAVLDILSIVGVIWGALLLWYLTRPHVVAYFKQPK; encoded by the coding sequence ATGCCGTTTTGCCAGAATTGTGGGAAAGAATATACTCAGGTTGGGATAGCCTTCTGTCCAAACTGTGGCAAGTCGCTTCAAGGAGCCTCGGTGCAACAGACCGCAGTCAAGTATTGCCAAAAATGCGGGGCCGCGAACGATGCAGGAGTCGCTTACTGTCAGCACTGTGGTGAAATGATATTTGGTTCTACTGCTCCAAGTCGGGTTTCAAGACCGTTAGGCATAACTATTCTTGGAGCAATTCAAATCATTGGTTCTATAGCTGTGTTGATGATTGGAGTTGGACTCAGCTTTTTACTAGGGCCACTATCGATATTCATGTTCCCATTAGCTGTATTGCCGCTACTCTTTGCTGTCTCGCTCTTCACGGGAAGAAACTGGGCAAGGGTCTTAATGATGATAGGCGCTGTTCTGGACATCCTCTCCATAGTCGGGGTAATCTGGGGCGCCCTCCTGCTATGGTATCTAACTAGACCACATGTAGTCGCATACTTCAAGCAACCAAAGTGA
- a CDS encoding phosphoribosylanthranilate isomerase, whose protein sequence is MPRVRVKICGNTKREDVEHAIQSGADAVGFIVGFPSSPRNLYLERAADLMKDLPPLIDRVVVTRQDDMSLLRKIAEKLPADTVQLIGETPYSPELRQIFRNTRLIKVVHATSYGLAMEPAIEASKYYDAVLVDTGLQGVPGGTGLVHDWDISSKVAELIRPRPLILAGGLNPSNVEAAIRTVKPYGVDVSSGVESSPGVKDRHKVERFIENALKVRV, encoded by the coding sequence ATGCCGCGTGTCCGAGTGAAGATCTGCGGAAATACCAAGCGTGAAGATGTTGAGCACGCAATCCAGTCAGGAGCAGATGCAGTCGGCTTCATCGTCGGCTTCCCTTCAAGCCCCAGGAACCTCTACCTTGAACGGGCTGCCGATCTGATGAAGGATCTACCGCCGCTAATCGACCGAGTAGTCGTAACCCGTCAGGACGATATGAGCCTGCTTCGAAAGATAGCTGAGAAGCTTCCGGCTGACACGGTCCAACTGATAGGTGAAACGCCTTACTCGCCGGAGCTGCGGCAGATCTTTCGGAACACCCGTTTGATCAAGGTGGTTCACGCCACTTCATACGGCTTAGCTATGGAACCAGCCATCGAGGCGTCGAAATATTATGATGCAGTACTTGTGGACACAGGTCTGCAGGGTGTTCCAGGCGGCACCGGGCTGGTGCATGACTGGGATATCAGCAGCAAAGTTGCGGAGCTGATCCGGCCTAGGCCGTTGATCTTGGCGGGTGGTTTGAACCCGTCTAACGTTGAGGCTGCTATCAGAACAGTGAAGCCGTACGGAGTCGATGTTTCAAGCGGGGTTGAGTCATCTCCGGGAGTAAAGGATCGCCACAAGGTTGAAAGGTTCATTGAAAACGCTTTGAAGGTGAGGGTTTAA
- the trpD gene encoding anthranilate phosphoribosyltransferase: MTIKEGIGKLVEKRNLDPEEAEAVMKEIMSGAATPSQISAFLTALRMKGETIDEITAFAKVMRQFAEHIQPKVNGRLLDIVGTGGDRIKTVNVSTTAALVAAGAGIAVAKHGNRSFTSRCGAADILERLGLNLSSEPSVVERSIETVGIGFLFAPRFHQAMKYVGPTRKEIGIRTVFNILGPLTNPANADAQLIGVYDPSLVKPLAEVTAKLGLKEALVVHGLDGLDEISTIGATSAAWMKNGVVKTLQLKPGDFGVETAKPEELAGNSVEENAECVYKILTGHSSTNSKCRDMVLANAAAGIVVGGKADSLQDGMNLAEEAIKSGAAYGKLKSMVKIYGGDLSKLEELETKFA; encoded by the coding sequence ATGACGATCAAAGAAGGAATAGGCAAACTCGTAGAGAAGCGAAACCTCGACCCCGAAGAGGCCGAGGCAGTTATGAAGGAGATTATGAGCGGAGCAGCCACCCCATCCCAAATCTCAGCCTTCCTCACAGCCCTCCGCATGAAAGGCGAAACAATAGACGAAATCACCGCCTTCGCCAAAGTCATGCGGCAGTTCGCTGAACACATTCAACCTAAAGTGAACGGCAGACTCCTAGACATCGTGGGAACAGGAGGAGACCGCATCAAAACCGTCAACGTAAGCACCACCGCAGCCCTCGTAGCCGCAGGTGCAGGAATAGCTGTCGCTAAACACGGAAACCGCTCCTTCACAAGCCGATGCGGCGCAGCCGACATCCTTGAACGGCTAGGCCTCAACCTGAGCAGCGAACCCTCAGTGGTTGAACGCTCCATCGAAACGGTCGGCATAGGCTTCCTCTTCGCACCCCGCTTCCACCAAGCTATGAAGTATGTCGGCCCAACCCGTAAAGAAATCGGCATCCGAACAGTCTTCAACATTCTGGGCCCCCTCACCAACCCCGCTAACGCAGACGCTCAGCTCATCGGCGTGTATGATCCCAGCCTCGTCAAGCCGCTGGCAGAGGTTACAGCGAAGCTCGGATTGAAGGAGGCGTTAGTAGTCCACGGATTAGACGGTCTCGACGAGATCTCCACGATCGGGGCGACCTCAGCCGCATGGATGAAGAACGGCGTGGTCAAAACATTGCAGTTGAAGCCGGGTGACTTCGGGGTCGAGACTGCGAAGCCTGAGGAGCTAGCAGGTAACAGCGTGGAGGAGAACGCGGAGTGCGTATACAAGATTTTGACCGGGCACTCCAGCACCAACTCAAAGTGTAGAGATATGGTGCTGGCTAACGCTGCAGCCGGCATCGTGGTTGGAGGAAAGGCTGACAGCCTCCAAGACGGAATGAACCTTGCTGAGGAAGCGATTAAAAGCGGCGCAGCCTACGGTAAATTGAAATCTATGGTTAAGATCTATGGAGGAGACCTTTCGAAACTTGAAGAACTCGAAACCAAATTCGCCTAA
- a CDS encoding CPBP family intramembrane metalloprotease codes for MRSEIAILGWSYIGGILLILIPVIILLLAKRDFGHYGFSLKEWKYNLSVGMSCYLIRLIPFSLLLLLFYLHISYMGLVGGLVLAVGETLAILLLLLTLRRSHWEKEKKSALKDGLILVFLLFLPILVGLYLNKLTPIVVSTVIWQFFFSGFGEEIRYRGYYQSRINEEFGRPYSFLGVNFGIGLILSSLLFAIAHVFNPFNPFKGNFDLAWGWGLWTFFAGLFFGFVREKTGSIIAAGIAHGLPDAVGEAFAKLFSLM; via the coding sequence GTGAGATCTGAAATTGCGATACTGGGCTGGAGTTACATCGGCGGCATTCTTCTGATACTGATACCTGTTATTATTCTTCTATTAGCTAAAAGAGATTTTGGGCATTACGGCTTCTCTCTCAAGGAATGGAAATACAATCTTAGCGTCGGCATGAGCTGCTATTTGATTCGGCTTATCCCATTTAGTTTACTCTTGCTTCTGTTTTATCTCCACATTAGCTATATGGGATTAGTTGGTGGGCTGGTTTTAGCTGTCGGCGAAACCCTAGCTATTCTTCTACTTCTACTGACGCTTAGACGCTCGCATTGGGAAAAGGAGAAGAAATCCGCTTTGAAGGATGGTCTTATCCTTGTTTTCCTGCTGTTCCTCCCGATTCTTGTTGGGCTCTACCTGAATAAGCTCACGCCGATTGTCGTTTCAACAGTGATTTGGCAATTTTTCTTTTCAGGCTTCGGAGAAGAGATTAGGTACAGAGGATACTATCAGTCGAGGATAAATGAAGAGTTTGGACGACCCTACAGTTTCCTAGGCGTCAACTTCGGAATAGGACTTATTCTCTCTTCTTTGCTCTTCGCCATCGCCCATGTTTTTAACCCGTTCAACCCGTTCAAGGGAAATTTTGACCTTGCTTGGGGATGGGGCTTGTGGACATTCTTCGCTGGACTGTTCTTCGGGTTCGTCAGAGAAAAGACGGGGAGCATAATTGCTGCAGGTATAGCTCATGGACTCCCCGATGCAGTAGGGGAAGCGTTTGCTAAACTCTTCTCCTTAATGTAG
- the pyrH gene encoding UMP kinase produces the protein MPKKGSLGKVERLVVKLSGSLFQPDVKYSDIQPFTKLFSDLRRSGIKMVLVAGGGKNARTYINAARGLGADESTLDELGIMVSRLNAMLMIVGLGESAYPSVPTSLAEVAKAFNETGLVVVGGLHPGQSTNAVACLIAERIRADLFLNTTSVDGVYTANPKTSKAAKRLSTVSTKELEKILSGSAMGAGTYELMDPVALRIIERSKIPSRITLCSTEVIKQVLNGENVGTILTSGK, from the coding sequence ATGCCGAAAAAGGGTTCGTTGGGCAAAGTTGAGCGACTAGTTGTGAAGCTCAGCGGGAGCCTCTTCCAACCTGATGTTAAATACTCTGACATTCAGCCCTTCACCAAGCTCTTCTCCGATCTGCGGCGCAGCGGCATCAAAATGGTGCTGGTCGCAGGGGGCGGAAAGAACGCGCGCACATACATCAACGCGGCTCGCGGACTGGGTGCAGATGAATCGACTCTGGATGAGCTCGGAATAATGGTTTCACGGCTGAACGCGATGCTGATGATAGTGGGGCTAGGTGAATCCGCATACCCGTCTGTCCCCACCTCGCTCGCCGAGGTTGCGAAGGCATTCAATGAAACAGGGCTTGTCGTGGTCGGTGGGCTTCACCCCGGTCAAAGCACAAACGCGGTGGCCTGCCTTATCGCGGAGCGAATACGGGCAGACCTATTCCTCAACACCACCTCCGTAGACGGAGTATACACAGCGAACCCTAAAACCAGCAAAGCAGCCAAGCGGCTAAGCACGGTGTCAACTAAGGAGTTGGAGAAGATTCTTTCAGGCTCAGCGATGGGTGCAGGAACCTATGAATTGATGGATCCGGTGGCTCTCAGAATAATTGAGCGCTCCAAAATACCGTCGAGAATCACCCTATGCTCCACAGAAGTCATTAAACAGGTATTAAACGGAGAAAACGTAGGAACCATCCTAACCTCAGGTAAGTAA
- a CDS encoding indole-3-glycerol-phosphate synthase, with protein MKNSKPNSPNPSFLDTLAEAAHASVSSGYYNVEEIALDEYARCNLTQSIRRCSKNPVIAEVKFASPSQGVIQSNGDPAKIAQAMTKGGAVGLSVLTEPKHFGGSLENLVKVRNSTSLPVLMKDIVVSYAQIDAAHFLGADAILLIIGLFEAGKCEMGLHEAVIYAHLKGLQVLLEVHNREEFNRAVETDADLIGVNNRDLATLSVDLSTTVKILQNTSRHGKLVVSESGIGSAEDLRFLKQAGADAYLVGTSVMKSEDIESKVRELVEA; from the coding sequence TTGAAGAACTCGAAACCAAATTCGCCTAATCCAAGCTTCCTAGACACTCTGGCTGAGGCCGCTCACGCCTCGGTGAGCTCCGGCTACTACAACGTGGAGGAGATAGCCTTAGACGAGTACGCTAGGTGCAACCTCACTCAAAGCATCCGTAGATGCAGCAAGAACCCTGTTATCGCTGAGGTGAAGTTCGCCTCCCCATCGCAAGGAGTAATCCAAAGCAACGGTGATCCCGCCAAAATAGCTCAGGCGATGACTAAAGGCGGAGCGGTAGGTCTCTCAGTGCTGACTGAGCCGAAGCATTTCGGCGGCTCTCTGGAAAACCTCGTCAAGGTGAGGAACTCAACGAGTCTGCCTGTCCTGATGAAGGACATCGTGGTCTCATACGCTCAAATCGACGCGGCCCATTTTTTGGGCGCTGATGCGATACTGCTGATTATCGGCCTCTTCGAGGCGGGTAAATGCGAAATGGGGCTGCACGAAGCGGTGATTTACGCGCATCTGAAGGGGTTGCAGGTGTTACTGGAGGTGCATAACCGGGAGGAGTTCAATCGAGCAGTCGAGACTGATGCAGACCTGATTGGAGTGAACAACAGGGATCTCGCCACTCTCTCAGTTGACCTGTCAACCACCGTGAAGATTCTTCAAAACACATCTCGCCACGGCAAACTCGTTGTAAGCGAAAGCGGAATAGGTTCAGCCGAAGATCTCCGGTTTCTGAAGCAGGCTGGGGCGGACGCCTACCTAGTAGGAACCTCGGTCATGAAGTCCGAAGACATCGAATCAAAGGTACGGGAACTGGTAGAGGCGTAA
- the trpA gene encoding tryptophan synthase subunit alpha — protein MTSSKIEDVFQELKKRREAALIGYLTAGLPSPEQAPAAAEALIRGGVDILELGVPFSDPIADGPTIQASSNRALSLGVTPETVFNTVKKIRSKHQQIPIVLLTYYNPIYKMGVNRFMETCRSSGVNGLVVPDLPIEEADDYRSSAEKHGVDTIFLASPATSVERLRKIVDATSGFLYLVSLYGVTGARSQMNVSSLDLVKRFKPYTKGKVNLAVGFGISKPEHVKSVIAAGADGAIVGSAFVKLLNEDIPVKRMLKQLQDLAASLKAATKP, from the coding sequence ATGACGAGCAGTAAGATTGAAGATGTTTTCCAAGAGCTGAAGAAAAGGCGTGAAGCCGCCTTAATCGGCTACTTGACCGCGGGACTCCCATCTCCAGAGCAGGCTCCAGCGGCTGCTGAAGCTCTCATCCGTGGAGGAGTAGATATTCTTGAGCTAGGCGTCCCCTTCTCAGACCCTATCGCGGACGGCCCCACAATTCAAGCCTCGTCTAACAGAGCGCTCAGCCTAGGCGTAACCCCTGAAACAGTCTTCAACACTGTGAAGAAAATCAGGTCGAAGCACCAACAGATCCCGATAGTATTGCTCACCTACTATAACCCGATCTACAAGATGGGTGTAAACCGCTTCATGGAGACCTGCAGAAGCAGCGGCGTCAACGGCCTAGTCGTACCCGATCTACCGATTGAAGAAGCTGATGACTACCGCAGCTCAGCCGAGAAGCACGGCGTAGACACAATATTCTTAGCTTCACCAGCAACCTCTGTTGAAAGGCTCCGCAAAATTGTCGACGCAACCTCAGGCTTCCTATACCTAGTATCACTCTACGGTGTAACAGGAGCCAGATCCCAGATGAACGTTAGCTCCTTGGATCTGGTGAAACGGTTCAAACCCTACACTAAAGGAAAAGTGAACTTGGCGGTCGGCTTCGGAATCTCCAAACCGGAGCATGTGAAGAGCGTTATCGCGGCCGGAGCTGACGGAGCGATAGTGGGCAGCGCCTTCGTAAAATTGCTCAATGAAGACATTCCGGTAAAGCGGATGTTGAAGCAGCTCCAAGATTTGGCGGCATCCCTGAAAGCGGCAACCAAACCTTAG
- the trpB gene encoding tryptophan synthase subunit beta, with amino-acid sequence MAGKYGKFGGRFVPETLMGALEELEEAYNKYSVDPAFRKELDDYLANYAGRPTPLYYAKNLTKRLGGAKIYLKREDLLHSGAHKINNTLGQGLLALRMNKRRVIAETGAGQHGVATAMAAAVLGLKAEIYMGKEDTERQRLNVFRMRLLGAKVNAVESGSKTLKDAINEAMRDWVTNVESTYYIIGSVVGPHPYPKMVRDFQSIIGTEIKSQIVEAEGRLPDALVACVGGGSNAMGTFYPFLDDSEVRLIGVEAAGQGLETGKHSATLNAGREGVLHGMLSYLLQDEHGQVLPTHSISAGLDYPGVGPEHSLLKTLKRAEYVAATDKETLRAFQRLSQEEGILPALESAHALAYVEKLAPKLGKDQIIVVCLSGRGDKDVEVVAKALGEKI; translated from the coding sequence ATCGCGGGCAAATACGGAAAGTTCGGTGGACGCTTCGTCCCTGAGACCTTGATGGGCGCCTTGGAGGAGCTTGAAGAAGCCTACAACAAGTATAGTGTAGACCCAGCGTTCCGGAAGGAGCTTGACGACTACCTCGCCAACTACGCTGGAAGACCAACCCCGCTGTACTACGCCAAGAACCTCACCAAAAGGCTCGGCGGCGCCAAAATCTATCTGAAACGCGAAGATCTTCTTCACAGCGGCGCCCATAAGATCAACAACACCCTCGGACAGGGACTGCTCGCACTCCGAATGAACAAACGCAGAGTAATCGCTGAGACCGGTGCAGGCCAGCACGGAGTCGCCACTGCAATGGCGGCCGCAGTCCTCGGGTTGAAGGCTGAGATCTACATGGGGAAAGAGGATACTGAGCGGCAGCGGCTTAACGTCTTCAGGATGCGGCTGCTCGGAGCCAAAGTTAACGCTGTCGAGAGCGGCTCCAAGACTTTGAAGGACGCAATTAACGAAGCGATGCGGGACTGGGTTACAAACGTTGAATCAACCTACTACATCATAGGCTCAGTCGTCGGCCCCCACCCGTATCCGAAGATGGTGCGTGACTTCCAGAGCATCATCGGCACCGAAATCAAGAGCCAGATAGTTGAGGCTGAAGGCAGATTACCTGATGCGCTGGTCGCCTGCGTCGGTGGAGGAAGCAACGCTATGGGAACCTTCTACCCCTTCCTAGACGATTCCGAGGTCAGGTTAATCGGGGTCGAAGCCGCCGGCCAAGGATTAGAGACCGGCAAGCACTCAGCTACTTTGAACGCAGGCAGAGAAGGCGTTCTCCACGGGATGCTCAGCTACCTGCTTCAAGACGAGCACGGTCAAGTCCTGCCTACACACAGCATCTCAGCTGGACTCGACTACCCCGGAGTAGGACCTGAACATTCGCTGCTGAAGACACTGAAACGAGCAGAATACGTTGCAGCAACCGATAAGGAGACCCTCCGAGCCTTCCAACGCCTTTCACAGGAGGAAGGCATCCTACCCGCGTTAGAGTCGGCGCACGCTCTCGCATATGTCGAGAAGCTGGCGCCGAAACTAGGAAAAGACCAGATAATCGTGGTCTGCCTCTCAGGAAGAGGAGACAAAGACGTAGAGGTTGTCGCCAAAGCCCTAGGTGAAAAGATATGA
- a CDS encoding CBS domain-containing protein has protein sequence MVAAKTLKKEFPSVLDSAYEQYKRDLKRYKLVKEIMSKNVVTTTPEATMYEAARIMGEKHIGSLIVKKYDTAVGIVTERDLLSEVLAREKDMQEEKVEKIMSYPLVTICSTAKIKEAAQTMVNEKGRLAVFECGKLLGIITSSDLIRGLPEVNETKVKVDDFMTKRVITADETTPVKAVAKTMGEQRIGSVIITRRGIATGIFTERDLLTTLLAKAEPLETNVGAQASSPLVTAPAGTSVHKAAATMAVKHIRRLPISEKGKLVGIVTARDLVEAYAK, from the coding sequence ATGGTAGCAGCTAAAACCCTCAAGAAAGAGTTCCCCAGTGTTCTCGACAGCGCATACGAGCAATACAAACGTGACCTGAAGCGCTATAAGTTAGTTAAGGAGATTATGAGCAAAAACGTTGTTACGACGACACCTGAGGCGACGATGTACGAGGCTGCCAGAATAATGGGGGAAAAGCACATTGGAAGCCTTATCGTGAAGAAATACGATACGGCAGTAGGCATAGTCACTGAGAGAGACCTGCTTAGCGAGGTCTTAGCGCGAGAAAAAGATATGCAGGAGGAAAAGGTTGAGAAAATCATGTCTTATCCTCTCGTCACCATATGCTCGACCGCCAAAATAAAGGAGGCCGCTCAAACCATGGTCAACGAGAAGGGGCGGCTCGCAGTCTTCGAATGCGGAAAACTCCTAGGTATAATCACCTCTTCAGACCTGATCAGAGGCCTGCCTGAAGTTAACGAAACAAAGGTAAAAGTAGATGATTTCATGACCAAGCGAGTCATAACCGCTGACGAGACAACTCCAGTTAAAGCTGTAGCTAAAACAATGGGTGAACAGCGCATTGGAAGCGTCATCATCACCCGCAGAGGAATAGCGACTGGGATTTTCACCGAGCGAGATCTGCTAACCACGCTTCTAGCCAAGGCTGAGCCACTAGAAACAAACGTAGGTGCACAAGCCTCGTCACCACTAGTGACGGCGCCCGCTGGAACAAGCGTCCACAAAGCTGCTGCCACTATGGCGGTGAAACATATTAGACGACTACCCATCTCCGAAAAAGGCAAACTTGTAGGCATCGTCACAGCACGCGACCTTGTCGAAGCATACGCGAAATAG
- a CDS encoding prenyltransferase yields the protein MVVSEEYRSDVEAILAKRYDNGGDYWASPDGRVGVGSPFSTLECVLMLSDLGMESSDPTLREASKLILSCWREDGRFQLAPRGPMYRCYTAAAARVLCRVGYTEDPRLQRTFKHLLDTVHTDGGWRCNSFKYGRGPETEFSNPGPTLHVLDAFRFTRYLDRERILDGAVNFLLDHWVTRKPLGPCHFGIGTLFMQVEYPLRRYNLLNYVYVLSFYERARCDSRFHQALEILESKLFDGKIVVENPHRNLANLSFCEKGAPSNAATVHYHKILENLKQR from the coding sequence ATGGTAGTTTCCGAGGAGTATCGTTCTGATGTCGAGGCAATCCTCGCTAAACGTTATGATAATGGTGGAGATTATTGGGCGAGCCCTGATGGACGGGTTGGTGTCGGTAGCCCCTTCAGCACGCTTGAATGTGTGCTGATGCTCTCCGACTTAGGAATGGAGTCTTCCGATCCTACCCTTAGAGAGGCTTCGAAGCTGATTTTGAGTTGTTGGCGTGAAGATGGACGCTTTCAACTTGCTCCGAGAGGCCCTATGTATCGCTGTTACACAGCTGCCGCCGCTAGGGTTCTATGCCGTGTTGGCTACACAGAGGATCCGAGGCTTCAGCGCACGTTCAAACATCTGCTCGATACGGTTCATACCGACGGTGGATGGCGTTGCAACTCGTTTAAGTATGGAAGAGGACCTGAGACCGAATTCTCTAATCCAGGTCCAACTCTGCATGTCTTAGATGCTTTTCGCTTCACTCGGTATCTGGATCGTGAGAGGATCTTGGACGGGGCCGTGAACTTTCTCCTCGATCATTGGGTGACTCGCAAGCCACTGGGCCCATGCCACTTCGGTATTGGGACGCTGTTTATGCAAGTCGAATATCCTCTGCGTCGCTACAATCTCTTGAACTACGTCTACGTCCTGTCATTCTATGAACGTGCAAGATGTGACTCGCGCTTCCATCAAGCCCTCGAAATCTTGGAGTCTAAGCTGTTCGACGGCAAGATTGTCGTGGAAAACCCGCATCGAAACTTGGCCAACTTATCCTTCTGCGAAAAAGGAGCTCCTAGCAATGCTGCTACAGTCCATTATCATAAGATACTTGAGAATCTCAAGCAGAGATAG
- a CDS encoding DUF2116 family Zn-ribbon domain-containing protein — protein sequence MSETAIKKGWIPPHSHCRVCGKSVPVNKEFCSKQCEEEAAKITQRNKRSSRLYLIIFIVLMATLLLWSFTTRGS from the coding sequence ATGAGTGAGACAGCTATTAAGAAAGGATGGATACCACCGCACAGCCACTGCCGAGTATGCGGCAAATCAGTTCCAGTGAACAAAGAGTTCTGCTCAAAACAATGCGAAGAAGAAGCGGCGAAAATAACTCAGCGAAACAAACGATCAAGCAGACTATACCTAATCATCTTCATCGTCCTTATGGCAACACTTTTACTATGGTCATTCACCACACGTGGCAGCTAA
- a CDS encoding response regulator gives MARSKKKANKTVLIIDDDEALQMSFKGILQSNGYDVDAAGTGRDAIEKTSERSYDIALIDIRLPDMNGDDLLIRMQDSLPNAVKIMITGIPSIDSLTKTQKQGADAYMVKPVKIDYLLSLIEEKYSIKNPEKNLSS, from the coding sequence TTGGCGCGTAGTAAGAAGAAGGCGAATAAAACAGTCCTGATCATTGATGACGATGAAGCCTTACAGATGTCTTTCAAAGGGATACTGCAGAGTAACGGCTACGATGTAGATGCTGCTGGAACAGGCAGAGACGCTATCGAAAAAACGAGCGAGCGATCCTACGACATTGCGTTGATAGACATCCGGCTTCCCGACATGAATGGGGACGATCTCCTGATCAGGATGCAGGACAGCTTGCCTAACGCCGTCAAGATAATGATCACCGGCATACCGTCGATTGATTCATTAACTAAAACCCAGAAGCAGGGTGCTGACGCATATATGGTGAAACCTGTGAAGATTGATTATTTGTTGTCGTTAATTGAAGAAAAATATAGCATCAAAAATCCTGAGAAAAACCTATCATCGTAA